The Rhodopseudomonas palustris genome window below encodes:
- a CDS encoding NUDIX domain-containing protein, which yields MTAVQNLRLKFEPVLTRMFHLYWRFARGMTLGARGVVLDPQDRVFLIQHSYVGGWHLPGGGVEVGESFVDALTRELMEEGRIALTGAPALHGIFFNSHVSPRDHVAVYVVRQYQQDRPPEPNHEIIASGFFAADALPAETTPGTRLRIAEVLEGRPPIATWR from the coding sequence GTGACCGCTGTTCAGAATCTGCGTTTGAAATTCGAGCCGGTGCTGACCCGGATGTTTCATCTGTACTGGCGGTTCGCCCGCGGCATGACGCTGGGCGCGCGCGGCGTGGTGCTCGACCCGCAGGACCGGGTGTTCCTGATCCAGCACTCTTATGTCGGCGGCTGGCATCTGCCGGGCGGCGGAGTCGAGGTCGGCGAGAGCTTCGTCGATGCGCTCACCCGCGAGCTGATGGAGGAGGGCCGCATCGCGCTGACCGGGGCGCCGGCGCTGCACGGCATCTTCTTCAACAGCCACGTCTCGCCGCGCGACCATGTTGCCGTCTATGTGGTGCGTCAATACCAACAAGATCGGCCGCCGGAGCCGAACCACGAGATCATCGCCAGCGGCTTCTTCGCCGCCGACGCGCTGCCGGCCGAAACGACGCCGGGGACCCGGCTGCGGATCGCCGAAGTGCTCGAGGGCCGGCCGCCGATCGCGACTTGGCGGTAA
- a CDS encoding metallophosphoesterase family protein, with translation MTVFTLAHLSDPHLPLPPKTSLRHLASKRALGYLNWRRNRHLIHRRDILDTLVADLQAQQPDHIAVTGDLVNIALVNEFAPARQWLESVGPADRVSLVPGNHDAYVRSTAHRFAETFPDYISGDDAPPGFPYLRRREAIAIIGVSSAVPTAPLRATGWLGAPQRAALDALLQNLAGERVFKVLLIHHPLQSRSRHKRLTDAAELIALLQRHPVDLVLHGHDHVHATVRIDTPFGAIPVVGVPSASAMNDHHRPSAAYNLFKISEGNDGWRCEHRIRGFQASELIEDLRPPEWL, from the coding sequence ATGACCGTATTCACTCTGGCGCATCTGTCCGACCCGCATCTGCCGTTGCCGCCGAAGACCAGTCTGCGCCACCTCGCCTCCAAGCGCGCGCTCGGCTACCTGAACTGGCGGCGTAACCGCCATCTGATCCACCGCCGCGACATCCTCGATACGCTGGTCGCCGACCTACAGGCGCAGCAGCCGGACCACATCGCGGTCACCGGCGACCTCGTCAATATCGCGCTGGTCAACGAATTCGCCCCGGCGCGGCAATGGCTGGAGAGCGTCGGCCCGGCCGACCGCGTCAGCCTGGTGCCGGGCAATCACGACGCCTACGTCCGCTCCACCGCGCATCGCTTCGCCGAGACGTTTCCGGACTACATCAGCGGCGACGACGCGCCCCCGGGCTTTCCATATCTGCGCCGGCGCGAGGCGATCGCGATCATCGGGGTGTCGAGCGCAGTGCCGACCGCGCCGCTGCGCGCCACCGGATGGCTCGGCGCACCCCAGCGGGCCGCGCTGGACGCGCTGCTGCAGAATCTTGCCGGCGAGCGCGTGTTCAAGGTGCTGCTGATCCATCATCCGCTGCAGTCGCGGTCGCGGCACAAGCGGCTGACCGACGCCGCCGAGCTGATCGCGCTGCTGCAGCGGCATCCGGTCGATCTGGTGCTGCATGGGCATGACCATGTCCACGCCACGGTCCGGATCGACACGCCGTTTGGCGCGATTCCCGTGGTCGGCGTGCCGTCGGCCTCGGCGATGAATGATCACCACCGCCCGTCGGCGGCCTACAACCTGTTCAAGATCAGCGAAGGCAATGATGGCTGGCGCTGCGAACACCGCATCCGTGGCTTCCAGGCCAGCGAGCTGATCGAGGATTTGCGGCCGCCGGAGTGGCTGTAG
- a CDS encoding DUF4170 domain-containing protein translates to MTAGSNFWVIGGEFGSMNFHKLVEGSAQVKGPFKTRKEAEEAWKVLSEENRHRAGVRFSIVEEPNRAVTPA, encoded by the coding sequence ATGACAGCGGGCAGCAACTTCTGGGTGATCGGTGGCGAGTTCGGTTCGATGAACTTCCACAAGCTCGTCGAAGGGTCGGCCCAGGTGAAGGGTCCCTTCAAGACGCGCAAGGAGGCCGAAGAGGCCTGGAAGGTCCTTTCCGAAGAGAACCGCCATCGCGCAGGCGTTCGGTTCTCGATCGTGGAAGAGCCGAACCGGGCCGTCACCCCGGCCTGA
- a CDS encoding isocitrate lyase, whose translation MNFQPRGISAIHAPSSYKSEIEAAEALLKDKPTWNGVTAEAVARMRLQNRFKTGLDIARYTAAQMRADMAAYDADPTKYTQSLGCWHGFIAQQKLISIKKHNGGKTDRRYIYLSGWMIAALRSEFGPLPDQSMHEKTSVPALIEEIYTFLRQADSRELNDLFRQLDKAREAGDKAKETAIIDQIDNFQTHVVPIIADIDAGFGNAEATYLLAKKMIEAGACALQIENQVSDEKQCGHQDGKVTVPHDVFIAKVRAIRHAFLEMGVEDGIIVTRTDSLGAGLTQQIAVSHQPGDIGDQYNSFLDCEEVDASKIGNGDVIISRNGKLLRPKRLPSNLYQFRPGTGADRCVLDCITSLQNGADLLWIETEKPHIEQIASMVDRIREVVPNAKLAYNNSPSFNWTLNFRWQVYDAWKEEGKDVSKYNRAELMKAEYDETPLAIEADARIRTFQADSAKRAGIFHHLITLPTYHTAALSTDNLAREYFGDQGMLGYVKNVQRQEIRQGIACVKHQNMAGSDIGDDHKEYFAGDAALKAGGEHNTMNQFS comes from the coding sequence ATGAACTTCCAGCCACGCGGCATCAGCGCCATCCACGCTCCGAGCTCCTACAAGAGCGAGATCGAAGCGGCCGAAGCTCTCCTCAAGGACAAGCCGACCTGGAATGGCGTCACCGCCGAGGCCGTGGCTCGGATGCGTCTGCAGAACCGCTTCAAGACCGGTCTGGACATCGCCCGTTACACCGCGGCGCAGATGCGTGCCGACATGGCGGCGTATGACGCCGACCCGACCAAGTACACCCAGTCGCTGGGTTGCTGGCACGGCTTCATCGCCCAGCAGAAGCTGATCTCGATCAAGAAGCACAATGGCGGCAAGACCGATCGCCGTTACATCTACCTGTCGGGCTGGATGATCGCGGCGCTGCGCTCGGAGTTCGGCCCGCTGCCCGACCAGTCGATGCACGAGAAGACCTCGGTGCCGGCGCTGATCGAAGAGATCTACACCTTCCTGCGCCAGGCGGATTCGCGCGAGCTCAACGACCTGTTCCGCCAGCTCGACAAGGCCCGTGAGGCCGGCGACAAGGCCAAGGAAACCGCGATCATCGACCAGATCGACAACTTCCAGACCCACGTCGTGCCGATCATCGCCGACATCGACGCCGGCTTCGGCAACGCCGAGGCGACCTATCTGCTCGCCAAGAAGATGATCGAAGCGGGCGCCTGCGCGCTGCAGATCGAGAATCAGGTCTCGGACGAGAAGCAGTGCGGCCACCAGGACGGCAAGGTCACCGTGCCGCACGACGTGTTCATCGCCAAGGTCCGCGCGATCCGTCACGCGTTCCTCGAGATGGGCGTGGAAGACGGCATCATCGTCACCCGCACCGACTCGCTCGGCGCCGGCCTGACCCAGCAGATCGCTGTCAGCCATCAGCCGGGTGACATCGGCGACCAGTACAACAGCTTCCTGGATTGCGAAGAAGTCGATGCCAGCAAGATCGGCAACGGCGACGTGATCATCAGCCGCAACGGCAAGCTGCTGCGCCCGAAGCGTCTGCCGAGCAACCTGTACCAGTTCCGTCCGGGCACCGGCGCGGACCGCTGCGTGCTGGACTGCATCACCTCGCTGCAGAACGGCGCCGACCTGCTGTGGATCGAAACCGAGAAGCCGCATATCGAGCAGATCGCCTCGATGGTCGATCGGATCCGCGAAGTCGTGCCGAACGCCAAGCTGGCCTACAACAACTCGCCGTCGTTCAACTGGACGCTCAACTTCCGCTGGCAGGTCTATGATGCCTGGAAGGAAGAGGGCAAGGACGTCAGCAAGTACAACCGCGCCGAGCTGATGAAGGCCGAATACGACGAAACCCCGCTGGCGATCGAAGCCGACGCCCGCATCCGTACCTTCCAGGCGGATTCGGCCAAGCGCGCCGGCATCTTCCACCACCTGATCACGCTGCCGACCTACCACACGGCTGCGCTGTCGACCGACAACCTGGCCCGCGAATATTTCGGCGACCAGGGCATGCTGGGTTATGTTAAGAATGTGCAGCGCCAGGAAATCCGTCAGGGCATCGCCTGTGTGAAGCACCAGAACATGGCCGGCTCGGACATCGGCGACGATCACAAGGAATACTTCGCCGGCGACGCGGCTCTGAAGGCCGGCGGCGAACACAACACGATGAACCAGTTCAGCTAA
- a CDS encoding helix-turn-helix domain-containing protein gives MAGDSGKKLFVGPRFRRIRQQLGLSQTQIAEGLGISPSYVNLIERNQRPVTAQILLRLAETYDLDLRDLATADEDRFFAELNEIFSDPLFRQIDLPKQELRDLAELCPGVTHSLQRLYAAYTEARRGETMVAAQMADREQIRYEANPIERIRDLIEANRNYFPELEQAAEAVRDELNIGSQEMFGALTDRLRERHSITTRIMPVDVMRETLRRFDRHRRQLLISELIDGPGRAFQVAFQTGLTEHGGIMDAIVHRAGGLEDQARRLYRITLGNYFAAAVMMPYAAFHAAAEQLSYDVNVLAQRFNAGFEQVCHRLTTLQRPNARGVPFFMLRVDNAGNVSKRFSSGTFPFSKFGGTCPLWNVHSTFDTPDRLLKQVIELPDGSRYFSIAQMVRRPIAPHPQPQPRFAIGLGCEIRHAAKLIYAAGMDLEKAEGTPIGVNCRLCEREHCSQRAEPPITRTLILDENTRRASSFAFSNAREL, from the coding sequence ATGGCCGGCGATTCCGGTAAAAAACTGTTCGTGGGCCCCCGCTTCCGCCGCATTCGGCAGCAGCTCGGGCTGTCGCAAACCCAGATCGCCGAAGGTTTGGGCATTTCTCCGAGCTACGTCAACCTGATTGAGCGCAACCAGCGCCCGGTGACCGCCCAGATCCTGCTGCGGCTGGCCGAGACCTACGACCTCGACCTCCGGGACCTGGCCACCGCCGACGAGGACCGGTTCTTCGCCGAGCTCAACGAGATTTTCTCCGACCCCTTGTTCCGGCAGATCGACCTGCCGAAGCAGGAGCTGCGCGACCTGGCCGAGCTGTGCCCCGGCGTCACCCATTCGCTGCAGCGGCTGTACGCCGCCTATACCGAGGCGCGCCGCGGCGAGACCATGGTGGCGGCCCAGATGGCCGACCGCGAACAGATCCGCTACGAGGCCAACCCGATCGAGCGCATCCGCGACCTGATCGAAGCCAACCGCAACTACTTCCCCGAGTTGGAGCAGGCCGCCGAAGCGGTGCGCGACGAGCTCAATATCGGCTCGCAGGAGATGTTCGGCGCGCTGACCGACCGGCTGCGCGAGCGCCATTCGATCACCACCCGGATCATGCCGGTCGACGTGATGCGCGAGACGCTGCGCCGGTTCGACCGCCATCGCCGGCAATTGCTGATCTCCGAACTGATCGACGGCCCCGGCCGCGCCTTCCAGGTCGCATTTCAGACCGGGCTGACCGAGCACGGCGGCATCATGGACGCGATTGTGCATCGCGCCGGCGGGCTCGAGGATCAGGCGCGGCGGCTGTATCGGATCACGCTCGGCAATTACTTCGCCGCCGCGGTGATGATGCCGTATGCGGCGTTCCACGCCGCCGCCGAGCAACTTTCCTACGACGTCAACGTGCTGGCGCAGCGCTTCAACGCCGGCTTCGAACAGGTCTGCCACCGCCTCACCACGCTGCAGCGGCCGAACGCCCGCGGCGTGCCGTTCTTCATGCTGCGGGTCGACAACGCCGGCAACGTCTCCAAGCGGTTCTCATCCGGCACCTTCCCGTTCTCGAAATTCGGCGGCACCTGCCCGCTGTGGAACGTGCACTCGACCTTCGACACCCCGGACCGGCTGCTCAAGCAGGTGATCGAACTGCCCGACGGCAGCCGCTACTTCTCGATCGCCCAGATGGTCCGCCGCCCGATCGCCCCGCACCCGCAGCCGCAGCCGCGCTTCGCGATCGGTTTGGGCTGCGAAATCCGCCACGCCGCCAAACTGATCTACGCCGCCGGCATGGATTTGGAGAAAGCCGAAGGCACCCCGATCGGCGTCAACTGCCGCCTCTGCGAACGAGAGCATTGTTCGCAGAGAGCGGAGCCGCCGATCACCAGGACACTGATCCTCGACGAGAACACGAGAAGGGCGAGCAGCTTTGCGTTTAGTAACGCGCGGGAGCTGTGA
- a CDS encoding lytic murein transglycosylase, protein MAAVLAIAAAASLTASPALAQRGASCHGGQSFDQFLAGLKQKAVAAGVSQRAIAEASPYLVYDQGIVNRDRGQRVFGQIFTVFAGRMASEGRRVKGQQLIKQYANAFARAEKEYGVPPAVITAFWALESDFGAVQGNLPTLRSLVSLAYDCRRSEMFQDETIAALKIIDRGDLSPGEMIGSWAGELGQTQFLPRHYFDYAVDYDGDGHRDLLHSAPDVIGSTANYIATGLKWRRGEPWLQEVRVPENLPWDQADLTVKHPRSQWTQWGVTAADGRPLSNDALPASLLLPMGRHGPAFLAYANFAAYTEWNNSLIYSTTAAYLATRIAGAGPMQKPRAAVAQLSFNEMKQLQQLLVRAGFDVGKVDGVLGQQTRSAVKAMQLKYGLPADSWPTAELLTRMGGSAAPAPSASADPMQPTEPRRAKRARPPAPLPQ, encoded by the coding sequence ATGGCCGCGGTCTTAGCTATCGCGGCGGCCGCCTCCCTCACCGCCTCGCCCGCCCTCGCCCAGCGTGGCGCGTCGTGCCATGGCGGGCAGAGCTTCGATCAGTTTCTCGCCGGGCTGAAGCAGAAGGCGGTGGCGGCCGGGGTATCGCAGCGGGCGATTGCCGAAGCTTCGCCGTATCTCGTGTACGATCAGGGCATCGTCAATCGCGACCGTGGGCAGCGGGTGTTCGGGCAGATCTTCACGGTGTTCGCCGGGCGGATGGCTTCCGAAGGACGACGCGTCAAAGGCCAGCAGCTGATCAAGCAATACGCGAACGCCTTCGCGCGGGCCGAGAAGGAATATGGCGTGCCGCCGGCGGTGATCACCGCGTTCTGGGCGCTGGAGAGCGACTTCGGCGCGGTGCAGGGCAATCTGCCGACGCTGCGCTCGCTGGTGTCGCTGGCCTATGACTGCCGCCGCTCCGAGATGTTCCAGGACGAGACCATCGCGGCGCTGAAGATCATCGACCGCGGCGACCTGTCGCCGGGCGAGATGATCGGCTCGTGGGCCGGCGAGCTCGGCCAGACGCAATTCCTGCCGCGGCACTATTTCGACTATGCGGTCGACTATGACGGCGACGGCCACCGCGACCTGCTGCACAGCGCGCCTGACGTGATCGGCTCGACCGCCAACTACATCGCCACCGGGCTGAAGTGGCGGCGCGGCGAGCCGTGGCTGCAGGAGGTGCGGGTGCCGGAGAACCTGCCGTGGGATCAGGCGGATCTCACCGTGAAGCATCCGCGCTCGCAATGGACGCAGTGGGGCGTGACCGCGGCGGACGGACGGCCGCTGTCGAACGACGCGCTGCCGGCATCGCTGCTGCTGCCGATGGGGCGGCACGGTCCGGCGTTCCTGGCTTATGCAAACTTCGCCGCCTACACCGAGTGGAACAACTCGCTGATCTATTCGACCACCGCGGCCTATCTCGCCACCCGGATCGCCGGCGCCGGACCGATGCAGAAGCCGCGCGCCGCTGTGGCTCAGCTGTCGTTCAACGAGATGAAGCAGCTGCAGCAGCTTTTGGTGCGCGCCGGCTTCGACGTCGGCAAGGTCGACGGCGTGCTCGGCCAGCAGACCCGCAGCGCGGTGAAGGCAATGCAGCTCAAGTACGGCCTGCCGGCGGATTCCTGGCCGACCGCCGAACTGCTCACCCGGATGGGCGGCAGCGCCGCGCCGGCGCCTTCGGCTTCCGCAGACCCGATGCAGCCGACGGAGCCGCGGCGCGCCAAGCGCGCCCGCCCGCCGGCGCCGCTGCCGCAATAA
- a CDS encoding substrate-binding domain-containing protein, translating to MRHLLIMTATAVALATTAVHAADDLKIALIYGKTGPLEAYAKQTETGLMMGLEYATKGTMTLDGRKIVVITKDDQSKPDLSKAALAEAYQDDGADIAIGTSSSAAALADLPVAEENKKILIVEPAVADQITGEKWNRYIFRTGRNSSQDAISNAVAIGKQGVTIATLAQDYAFGRDGVAAFKEALAKTGATLAAEEYVPTTTTDFTAVGQRLFDALKDKPGKKIIWVIWAGGGDPLTKLQDMDPKRYGIELSTGGNILPALAAYKRLPGMEGATYYYYDIPKNPINEWLVTEHQKRFNAPPDFFTAGGFSAAMAVVTAVQKAKSTDTEKLIAAMEGMEFDTPKGKMMFRKEDHQALQSMYHFKVKVDPAVAWAVLEPVRELKIEEMDIPIRNKK from the coding sequence GTGCGTCATCTGTTGATTATGACAGCCACGGCTGTCGCGCTGGCTACCACCGCGGTCCATGCCGCCGATGACCTCAAGATCGCGCTGATCTACGGCAAGACCGGCCCGCTCGAAGCCTACGCCAAGCAGACTGAAACCGGCCTGATGATGGGGCTGGAATACGCCACCAAAGGCACGATGACGCTCGACGGCCGCAAGATCGTGGTGATCACCAAGGACGATCAGAGCAAGCCGGACCTCTCCAAAGCCGCTCTCGCCGAAGCCTATCAGGATGACGGCGCCGACATCGCGATCGGCACCTCGTCGTCGGCCGCAGCGCTCGCCGATCTGCCGGTCGCCGAAGAAAACAAGAAGATCCTGATCGTCGAGCCCGCCGTGGCCGACCAGATCACCGGCGAGAAGTGGAACCGCTACATCTTCCGCACCGGCCGCAACTCGTCGCAGGACGCGATCTCCAACGCGGTCGCGATCGGCAAGCAGGGCGTCACCATCGCCACCCTGGCGCAGGACTACGCGTTCGGCCGCGACGGCGTCGCCGCCTTCAAGGAAGCGCTGGCCAAGACCGGCGCGACGCTGGCCGCCGAGGAATACGTGCCGACCACCACCACCGACTTCACCGCTGTCGGCCAGCGGCTGTTTGATGCGCTGAAGGACAAGCCGGGCAAGAAAATCATTTGGGTGATTTGGGCCGGCGGCGGCGATCCGCTGACCAAGCTGCAGGACATGGACCCGAAGCGCTACGGCATCGAACTGTCGACCGGCGGCAACATCCTGCCTGCGCTCGCCGCCTATAAGCGCCTGCCCGGCATGGAAGGCGCGACCTATTACTACTACGACATCCCGAAGAACCCGATCAACGAGTGGCTGGTCACCGAGCACCAGAAGCGCTTCAACGCGCCGCCGGACTTCTTCACCGCCGGTGGCTTCTCGGCCGCGATGGCCGTGGTCACCGCCGTGCAGAAGGCGAAGTCGACCGACACCGAGAAGCTGATCGCCGCGATGGAGGGCATGGAGTTCGACACGCCCAAGGGCAAGATGATGTTCCGCAAGGAAGACCATCAGGCGCTGCAGAGCATGTATCACTTCAAGGTCAAGGTCGACCCGGCCGTCGCCTGGGCGGTGCTGGAGCCGGTGCGCGAATTGAAGATCGAGGAAATGGACATCCCGATCCGGAATAAAAAGTAA
- a CDS encoding ABC transporter ATP-binding protein, with product MTTLETQSLTIRFGGHVAVDAVSCAFRPGELTAIVGPNGAGKTTYFNLISGQLRPSGGRILFNGADITKMTAPLRTRAGLGRAFQLTNLFPNLSVEENVRLAVQAHSGTHYDMLRPWRTRRDLIERADAILDSVALGARRNVAATALSHGDQRKLEVALMMALEPKVYMFDEPTAGMSVDEVPVVLDLIARLKTDPSKIILLVEHKMDVVRSLADRIIVLHHGKLVADGKPAEVIASPIVQEAYLGIAPGKSAA from the coding sequence ATGACCACCCTCGAGACCCAATCCCTCACCATCCGGTTCGGCGGCCATGTCGCGGTCGATGCGGTGAGTTGCGCGTTTCGCCCCGGGGAGCTGACCGCGATCGTCGGGCCGAACGGCGCCGGCAAGACGACGTATTTCAACCTGATCTCCGGGCAACTCCGCCCGAGCGGCGGCCGCATCCTGTTCAACGGCGCCGACATCACCAAGATGACCGCGCCGCTGCGCACCCGCGCCGGGCTCGGCCGCGCGTTCCAGCTCACCAATCTGTTTCCCAATCTGTCGGTCGAAGAGAATGTTCGCCTCGCCGTGCAGGCGCACAGCGGCACGCATTACGACATGCTGCGGCCGTGGCGGACGCGGCGCGACCTGATCGAACGCGCCGACGCCATCCTCGACAGCGTTGCGCTGGGCGCCCGCCGCAATGTCGCCGCCACCGCGCTGTCGCACGGCGACCAGCGCAAGCTCGAAGTCGCGCTGATGATGGCGCTGGAGCCCAAGGTCTACATGTTCGACGAACCGACCGCCGGCATGAGCGTCGACGAGGTGCCAGTGGTGCTCGACCTGATCGCGCGGCTGAAGACCGACCCGTCCAAGATCATCCTCTTGGTCGAACACAAGATGGACGTCGTCCGCTCCCTCGCCGACCGCATCATCGTCCTCCACCACGGCAAGCTCGTCGCCGACGGCAAACCCGCCGAGGTGATCGCTTCGCCGATCGTGCAAGAGGCGTATCTGGGCATTGCACCGGGCAAGAGTGCGGCGTGA